One window of Staphylococcus chromogenes genomic DNA carries:
- a CDS encoding demethylmenaquinone methyltransferase: MNNQADKQKVHEVFQNISGKYDKLNNIISFEQHKVWRKKVMKEMNVRPGSQALDVCCGTADWTIALSKAVGPNGEVTGIDFSENMLKVGETKTENMSNIRLIQGDAMDLPFEDDSFDYVTIGFGLRNIPDYTKALAEMYRVLKPGGTAVCLETSQPTAPIFKQGYQLYFKFIMPLFGKIFAKSKQEYEWLQQSAFDFPDSETLKGLFESVSFENVKVRRFTGGVAAMHLAHKPKTK; the protein is encoded by the coding sequence TTTCAGGCAAGTATGATAAATTGAATAATATCATTAGCTTTGAGCAACATAAAGTATGGCGTAAAAAAGTCATGAAAGAAATGAATGTACGTCCAGGATCTCAAGCATTAGATGTCTGTTGTGGGACGGCTGACTGGACAATCGCATTAAGTAAAGCAGTAGGTCCTAATGGTGAAGTCACGGGAATAGATTTTAGTGAAAATATGTTAAAAGTAGGAGAAACTAAAACAGAAAACATGTCTAATATACGCCTCATTCAAGGTGATGCTATGGATCTCCCATTTGAAGATGACAGTTTTGATTATGTAACAATTGGCTTCGGACTTCGTAATATTCCAGATTATACGAAAGCTCTTGCAGAAATGTATCGTGTACTTAAGCCCGGTGGAACAGCTGTTTGTTTAGAAACTAGTCAACCCACGGCTCCTATTTTTAAGCAAGGTTATCAACTTTACTTTAAATTTATAATGCCGTTATTCGGAAAGATTTTCGCAAAATCAAAACAAGAATACGAATGGCTTCAACAATCGGCGTTTGATTTCCCAGATAGCGAAACATTGAAAGGGTTATTTGAATCAGTATCATTTGAAAATGTAAAAGTACGTCGCTTTACAGGTGGTGTGGCGGCGATGCATTTAGCTCATAAACCTAAAACAAAATAA
- a CDS encoding polyprenyl synthetase family protein, producing the protein MSKIYMNRELKYIEKNLAHQMQCEDMTLQKAAEHLLSSGGKRVRPLFVILSSYLSNQHATEDTYRVAVALELIHMATLVHDDVIDFSDKRRGKTTIEKEWNQSTAILTGNFLLARALEHLSPIENPHIHQTLSKAIVEVCRGELFQFQDQFRANQSITNYLRRIKRKTALLIQLATEVGAMSGGANAQTVKTMRNIGYNIGMSFQIIDDILDFTSSEKKLGKPVGSDLRNGHMTLPTLLEMKRDSQLKARIESLNANAPQDAFELCVEQIRNSESIKISQQISERYLQKANDLLATLPDNDAKPVFKKLISKLKNRMS; encoded by the coding sequence ATGTCGAAAATTTATATGAATCGAGAACTAAAATATATAGAAAAAAACTTAGCGCATCAGATGCAATGCGAAGATATGACGTTGCAAAAAGCAGCAGAACATTTATTATCATCCGGTGGCAAACGTGTACGTCCTCTATTCGTAATTCTCAGTAGTTATTTGAGTAATCAGCACGCCACAGAAGATACTTATCGCGTAGCCGTTGCATTAGAATTGATTCATATGGCGACATTGGTTCATGATGATGTAATCGACTTTAGTGATAAACGCCGGGGCAAAACGACAATTGAAAAAGAGTGGAATCAATCTACAGCCATTTTAACGGGAAATTTTTTACTTGCACGTGCTTTAGAACATTTGTCTCCGATAGAAAACCCTCATATTCATCAAACATTATCAAAAGCTATCGTAGAAGTGTGTCGCGGAGAATTATTTCAATTTCAAGACCAGTTTCGTGCAAACCAATCAATTACAAATTACTTGCGTCGCATTAAACGTAAAACGGCATTGCTCATTCAATTAGCAACTGAAGTAGGAGCGATGAGTGGTGGGGCTAATGCTCAAACGGTAAAAACAATGAGAAACATTGGCTATAATATTGGTATGAGTTTTCAAATCATTGATGACATTCTAGACTTTACGAGTTCCGAGAAAAAATTGGGTAAACCTGTCGGAAGTGATTTGAGAAATGGACATATGACGTTGCCAACATTGCTCGAAATGAAACGAGATTCTCAGTTGAAAGCACGCATTGAATCATTAAACGCAAATGCGCCTCAAGATGCTTTTGAATTATGTGTGGAACAAATTCGAAACTCAGAATCGATTAAGATTTCTCAACAAATTAGTGAGCGCTATTTGCAAAAAGCGAATGATTTATTAGCAACATTACCCGACAATGATGCAAAACCTGTGTTTAAAAAATTGATTTCTAAGCTTAAAAATCGTATGTCATAA
- the ndk gene encoding nucleoside-diphosphate kinase, with the protein MEKTFVMIKPDAVQRKLIGEIVQRLEQKGLKLVGAKLMTVPQELAEEHYGEHKSKPFYSKLISFITSAPVFAMVVEGEDAVAVSRHIIGSTNPSEATPGSIRGDLGLTVGRNVVHGSDSVESAEREINLWFKPEEISNYQSPDEVWLYE; encoded by the coding sequence ATGGAAAAAACATTCGTAATGATTAAACCAGATGCTGTACAAAGAAAATTAATCGGTGAAATTGTTCAACGTCTTGAACAAAAAGGGTTAAAATTAGTTGGTGCTAAATTAATGACTGTGCCTCAAGAGTTAGCGGAAGAACATTATGGTGAACATAAAAGCAAACCTTTTTATTCTAAGTTAATTTCATTTATTACTTCTGCACCTGTATTTGCAATGGTCGTAGAAGGGGAAGATGCGGTGGCTGTTTCCCGTCATATTATTGGCTCTACAAATCCTTCAGAAGCTACACCAGGCTCTATCCGTGGGGATTTAGGTCTAACAGTCGGACGCAATGTTGTACACGGTTCTGACTCAGTCGAATCAGCAGAAAGAGAAATCAACTTATGGTTTAAGCCAGAAGAAATCAGTAATTACCAATCACCAGATGAAGTTTGGTTATACGAATAG
- the aroC gene encoding chorismate synthase — MRFLTAGESHGPQLTVIIEGLPANMKIDIDQINKEMFKRQGGYGRGRRMQIEKDTVEIVSGVRHGYTLGSPVTVIVKNDDFKHWQKIMGAEPITEEEQENMKRVITKPRPGHADLVGGMKYNHQDLRNVLERSSARETAARVAVGAICKSLLAQLGIELFSRVVEIGGIKDEGEYDIDTIKKSEDANDVRVVDESIAQAIRDKIDQAKKDGDSIGGVVQVIVNHMPVGVGSYVHYDRKLDGRIAQSVVGINAFKGVSFGVGFQAGALLGSQVQDPIMYDETRGYYRASNHLGGLEGGMSNGMPIVVNGVMKPIPTLYKPLASVDIKTKEPFKATIERSDSCAVPAASIVCEHAVAFEIAKALLEEFESNDIETLKNQVDTRRLRNITY; from the coding sequence ATGAGATTTTTAACTGCCGGCGAATCACATGGCCCTCAATTAACAGTGATTATTGAAGGATTGCCTGCAAATATGAAAATAGATATCGATCAAATCAATAAAGAAATGTTCAAACGTCAAGGGGGTTATGGTCGGGGTCGACGTATGCAAATTGAAAAAGATACCGTAGAAATTGTTTCTGGTGTTCGACACGGATATACATTAGGTAGCCCTGTAACAGTGATTGTTAAAAATGATGATTTTAAACATTGGCAGAAGATTATGGGAGCTGAACCTATAACTGAAGAAGAACAAGAAAATATGAAGCGTGTCATTACAAAGCCACGGCCTGGTCATGCGGACTTAGTGGGCGGTATGAAATATAATCATCAAGACCTTCGCAATGTCTTAGAGCGTTCTTCTGCACGTGAAACTGCAGCGCGAGTTGCTGTTGGTGCAATTTGTAAAAGTCTTCTCGCACAATTAGGTATCGAACTCTTTAGCCGTGTCGTAGAAATTGGTGGCATTAAAGATGAAGGTGAATACGACATTGATACGATTAAAAAGTCCGAAGATGCCAATGATGTTCGCGTGGTGGATGAAAGTATTGCACAGGCCATCCGCGATAAAATAGATCAAGCTAAAAAAGACGGCGACTCTATCGGCGGAGTTGTTCAGGTCATTGTGAATCACATGCCTGTCGGTGTGGGAAGTTATGTCCACTATGATCGTAAATTAGATGGACGCATCGCCCAAAGCGTTGTCGGCATAAATGCTTTTAAGGGTGTCAGCTTTGGTGTAGGCTTTCAAGCGGGAGCTTTACTTGGTTCACAAGTTCAAGACCCAATTATGTATGATGAAACAAGAGGATACTACCGTGCAAGCAACCATTTAGGAGGTTTAGAAGGGGGCATGTCGAATGGAATGCCTATCGTTGTAAATGGAGTAATGAAACCAATTCCAACTTTATACAAACCACTTGCTTCTGTGGATATCAAAACAAAAGAACCTTTTAAAGCGACGATTGAGCGTTCAGATAGTTGCGCAGTGCCAGCGGCGAGTATTGTTTGTGAACATGCCGTTGCTTTCGAAATTGCCAAAGCGCTCTTAGAAGAATTCGAATCTAATGATATTGAGACATTGAAAAACCAGGTAGACACGCGTCGCTTACGAAACATCACTTATTAA